A single Anopheles funestus chromosome 2RL, idAnoFuneDA-416_04, whole genome shotgun sequence DNA region contains:
- the LOC125774778 gene encoding dedicator of cytokinesis protein 1 isoform X4, which produces MTVWSRVPSVFLAVAKANYAAHERQHHIDLDVGDTVVIEQESFHWYYGRNSSSGTLGIFPKAYVHPVESKSSRDGDLVIRRSEIVEEITTVLQEWQYLYRRLYLSTHPSFKLVQVKMLELIRLRSQLLSGNLPVDEMKNIKLKATSEIDTGNKILNLDMVVRDDSGNIVDIERTSTTQLYEHHLNAVDRIKRANTSHSKNRNLDIINRHSHNLLLSVHNFVCRLSEDTEILFTLYDGDEMRAITENYVVKWSRQGMAADLDQFNNIKVLFTDLSGNDLSRNKIYLVAYVVRIGAMDGKDTDLRRSSMANSSNSGSYKSHRNHLNTQMSTPSSPGPGSGGGSAAGQSNSGTPSIGSTISASSVNEFHMRRPFGVATLDLQPIIKRSEDFKSDTQLKMPFIPCEKEPLETTLRKLITNKDLGEKSDAAIWISVDILFGDIKQVRDEYPHLVLGNVAFARKMGFPEVIFPGDVRNDLYLTLVSGEFSKGSKSSDKNIEVTAYVCNKHGVAIPGVISYGGGGNALNEYKSVIYYHEDRPKWGETFKIDVPIEEFKQCHLRFTFKHRSSNEAKDRSEKPFGLSYVRLMNDDGTTLQHKRHTLLVYKIDHKKYDEETQFNYLNLPSLTEELPNGSSKPSISGFSLASKDGFIIETNLCSTKLTQNVDILGLLNWSSRKEKMEESLNALMNVRCEEVVKFLQDILDALFNILVSNDDPAKYDNLVFKCLLRLIEIVYDLKYQHFQSVLDLYINESFSATLAYEKLINVVQTHIRNAINNISKDRAMANIYTVNENDEALYRTTKYLQYIMKFIIRSRLLFADLNQDKDRELFVASLEELLESFSELIKYQNDLLKSQGALLKYLHIIASDLMQVYDPVKLSQKIVDIITNVPTGRLNQSKMTCIKDVVDSKLFKLPKCRAILLPVFCRQIKDKLESKEEGDFMFDIRQQEKNLTKAAKVLGESKSQLHTRETTAKTKVAECVNIMNNMLELLFQSEEDIGPVDNDIRDIMLILLRTVIQSSIAMDRSNPLVGNLVAIMLGVFRSMTETHYQCYVRSFLTSYDLLDFLTEILLVFQELVSKPVFPMDWLDMIMHQNMLILGSLQHFAAIIMDQFFSPFEKQVWSNYFQCSITFLTQPALQLNLFSKTKQSVIRSNYRDIRRETVFEIRKMWFNLGEHKIMFVPRLVGPILEMSMIPEEDLRRATIPIFFDMMQCEYYSSKYAMESYGDTKRNTAHIKGNFNDFEKEIIEKLDHYIEGGYGDAEYKDLFYEIMHESCSNHSTLQTYGVQCVQILTRLMEKLLEYRCLIHDESKENRMACTVSLLQFYSDVNRKEMYIRYVDKLYELHMEFDNFTEAAYTLKLHSNELNWDETPLSLLLKSKRHYSCSTHRTLKEQLYRSMIDLFDKGKMWECAIDLCKELAQQYENEVYDYLSLSEQYKKMSLFYESILRTTRYESIYYRVTFYGTGFPEFLRNKEFVYRGNEYEDAGSFNMRILSQHPRAELLTTLTPGSEILECDGQFIQIVKVDPVSRDIRFGGKNTQTIASNIVKFYKSNNVSEFQFSRPIRDSQASGDDIAGTSYERTIMRTTDPLPGILRWFPVKFSETIMISPIEMAIETVDAKNRAIRDLVLEHQNDPRIPVHSLSAIIKGVVDAAINGGLPIYEEAFLTPLYLERRPGDDHLVARLKDLIASQIPLLEVALLLHKMKTPAILLPFHDQLEKCFATMQANVEAKYGKRVTDIKIDRDAEVTLRRHISANQPQMSMDSSRLSETSIGSSDSGISKNQNSRPTTTSSGGFKNTIANLANFNTVNLARNPN; this is translated from the exons CGAAAGCGAACTACGCGGCACACGAAAGGCAGCATCACATCGACCTGGACGTGGGCGACACGGTGGTCATCGAGCAGGAGTCCTTTCATTGGTACTACGGGCGCAACAGTAGCTCGGGTACGTTGGGCATCTTTCCGAAGGCGTACGTCCATCCGGTTGAAAGTAAATCGTCCCGCGATGGTGATTTGGTGATACGGCGAAGCGAAATCGTCGAGGAGATCACGACAGTGCTGCAGGAATGGCAGTATCTCTATCGCCGGCTCTACCTATCGACACATCCCTCGTTCAAGCTGGTACAGGTTAAGATGCTGGAGCTGATAAGGCTGCGGTCGCAGTTACTCTCCGGCAACCTCCCGGTGGATGAGATGAAGAACATCAAACTCAAGGCAACCAGTGAAATCGACACGGGCAATAAGATCCTAAATTTGGACATGGTTGTTCGGGACGATAGTGGCAACATAGTGGATATCGAGCGCACCTCCACCACGCAACTGTACGAGCATCACCTCAATGCGGTAGACCGGATCAAGCGAGCCAACACATCGCACAGCAAGAATCGCAATCTGGATATTATCAACCGTCATTCGCACAATCTGTTACTGTCGGTGCACAATTTCGTGTGTAGATTGAGTGAAGATACGGAAATTCTGTTCACACTGTACGATGGTGATGAGATGCGGGCAATCACAGAGAACTATGTGGTCAAGTGGAGCCGTCAGGGCATGGCCGCGGATCTGGATCAGTTCAACAACATTAAGGTGCTGTTCACGGATCTTTCGGGCAATGATTTGAGCCGTAACAAAATATACCTGGTTGCGTATGTCGTGCGAATCGGTGCCATGGATGGTAAGGATACGGATTTGCGGCGCAGCAGTATGGCCAATTCCTCCAATAGTGGGAGCTACAAATCGCATCGAAATCATTTGAATACTCAGATGAGCACTCCATCCTCACCCGGGCCTGGTAGTGGCGGAGGTTCGGCAGCTGGACAATCAAACTCTGGAACACCATCCATCGGGTCCACCATCTCGGCCAGCTCTGTCAATGAGTTTCATATGCGCCGACCATTCGGTGTAGCAACGTTGGATCTCCAGCCGATCATAAAACGGTCGGAAGATTTCAAAAGCGACACGCAGCTCAAGATGCCATTCATTCCGTGTGAAAAAGAACCATTAGAGACGACACTGCGCAAGCTGATTACCAACAAAGATCTAGGCGAAAAGAGCGATGCAGCCATATGGATCAGTGTTGACATTTTGTTCGGTGACATCAAGCAAGTACGCGACGAATATCCCCATCTCGTCCTTGGTAATGTGGCGTTCGCCCGCAAGATGGGCTTCCCGGAAGTGATCTTTCCGGGTGATGTGCGAAACGATCTGTATCTGACGTTGGTTTCTGGCGAGTTTTCCAAGGGTTCGAAGAGTAGCGATAAAAACATAGAGGTGACGGCATACGTATGCAATAAGCACGGTGTTGCGATCCCGGGTGTGATCAGCTACGGTGGTGGCGGAAATGCACTGAACGAGTACAAATCCGTCATCTACTACCATGAGGATCGACCGAAGTGGGGCGAAACGTTCAAGATCGACGTGCCGATCGAGGAGTTTAAGCAGTGCCATTTGCGGTTCACCTTCAAGCACCGCAGCTCGAACGAGGCAAAGGATCGGTCGGAGAAACCGTTCGGTCTATCGTACGTACGCTTGATGAACGATGACGGTACCACGCTGCAGCACAAGCGCCACACGCTACTGGTGTACAAAATTGATCACAAGAAGTACGACGAGGAGACGCAGTTTAACTACTTAAATTTGCCTTCGCTTACGGAGGAACTGCCGAACGGGAGCTCTAAACCGTCTATTAGCGGATTCAGTCTCGCCTCCAAGGACGGCTTCATTATTGAAACCAACCTGTGCAGCACAAAGCTAACGCAAAACGTAGACATTCTTGGACTCTTGAATTGGTCGTCTAGAAAGGAAAAGATGGAAGAATCACTGAACGCTCTTATGAATGTACGATGCGAGGAAGTGGTCAAGTTCCTGCAGGATATACTGGACGCTCTCTTCAACATACTGGTCTCCAATGACGATCCTGCCAAGTACGATAATTTGGTGTTCAAATGTCTGCTCCGGCTGATCGAAATTGTATACGATCTGAAGTATCAACACTTCCAGTCCGTGCTCGATCTGTACATAAACGAAAGCTTCTCCGCCACATTGGCTTACGA AAAACTAATCAACGTTGTGCAAACGCACATCCGGAATGCCATCAATAACATTTCAAAGGATCGTGCCATGGCAAATATCTACACGGTGAACGAAAATGACGAGGCGCTCTATCGCACCACAAAGTACCTGCAGTACATCATGAAGTTCATCATCCGCTCGCGGTTACTGTTTGCCGATCTAAACCAGGACAAGGATCGAGAACTGTTCGTGGCCAGCCTCGAGGAGTTGCTCGAGTCATTCTCCGAATTGATCAAGTACCAGAACGATCTGTTAAAGTCCCAGGGTGCACTACTAAAGTACCTGCACATCATTGCGTCAGACCTGATGCAGGTGTACGATCCGGTTAAGCTGAGCCAGAAAATCGTCGACATCATCACGAACGTACCGACTGGTCGGTTAAACCAATCGAAGATGACGTGCATCAAGGATGTTGTCGACTCGAAGCTGTTCAAGCTGCCCAAATGTCGAGCCATTCTGCTGCCCGTGTTCTGTCGGCAAATTAAGGATAAACTCGAGAGCAAGGAGGAG GGTGACTTTATGTTCGACATACGGCAGCAGGAGAAAAATCTTACCAAAGCAGCTAAAGTGCTTGGGGAAAGCAAATCCCAGCTTCACACGCGCGAAACCACCGCTAAGACGAAG GTGGCCGAATGCGTCAACATCATGAACAACATGTTAGAGCTGCTGTTTCAGAGCGAGGAAGATATCGGACCGGTGGACAATGACATTCGAGATATAATGCTGATCCTGCTGCGAACGGTGATCCAGAGTTCGATTGCTATGGATCGTAGTAATCCGCTCGTAGGCAATCTGGTGGCTATTATGCTCGGGGTCTTTCGCAGCATGACCGAAACGCACTATCAGTGCTATGTGCGCAGCTTTCTCACAAGCTACGATCTGTTGGACTTCCTGACCGAGATACTGCTCGTGTTCCAGGAACTAGTCTCCAAGCCGGTCTTCCCAATGGACTGGCTGGACATGATCATGCACCAAAACATGTTGATCCTTGGCAGCTTGCAGCACTTTGCTGCCATCATAATGGATCAGTTTTTCAGTCCGTTCGAAAAACAGGTCTGGTCGAACTACTTCCAGTGCTCCATAACGTTCCTTACGCAGCCGGCACTGCAGCTGAATCTGTtcagcaaaaccaaacaatcggTGATACGCAGCAACTACCGAGACATCCGGCGGGAAACGGTATTCGAGATACGGAAGATGTGGTTCAACCTGGGTGAGCACAAGATCATGTTCGTACCGCGGCTCGTTGGACCGATCCTTGAGATGAGCATGATTCCGGAGGAGGATTTGCGTCGCGCCACCATACCAATCTTTTTCGACATGATGCAGTGCGAGTATTACAGTTCGAAGTACGCGATGGAGAGCTACGGCGATACGAAGCGAAATACAGCCCACATTAAGGGCAATTTTAATGACTTCGAAAAGGAAATTATTGAAAAGCTCGATCACTACATCGAGGGTGGATATGGTGACGCAGAGTACAAGGATTTGTTCTACGAGATCATGCACGAGTCGTGCAGTAATCATAGCACGCTGCAAACGTACGGTGTACAATGCGTGCAGATACTGACGCGACTAATGGAGAAGTTGCTCGAGTACCGCTGTCTGATACACGACGAAAGTAAAGAGAATCGAATGGCTTGCACTGTGAGTTTGCTACAGTTTTACTCGGACGTGAATCGCAAGGAGATGTACATCCGGTACGTGGATAAGCTGTACGAATTGCACATGGAGTTTGACAACTTTACGGAGGCGGCTTATACACTGAAACTGCACAGCAATGAACTAAATTGGGACGAGACACCGTTGTCGTTGTTGCTAAAATCTAAACGCCACTACTCTTGCTCAACACATCGAACGCTCAAGGAGCAACTGTACCGCAGTATGATCGATCTGTTCGACAAGGGGAAAATGTGGGAGTGTGCAATCGATCTGTGCAAGGAGCTGGCCCAGCAGTACGAAAACGAGGTGTACGATTATCTCAGCTTAAGTGAGCAGTACAAGAAAATGTCACTGTTTTACGAAAGCATACTCCGAACGACACGGTATGAGTCGATCTACTATCGGGTCACGTTCTATGGGACAGGTTTTCCCGAGTTTCTTCGCAACAAAGAGTTTGTGTATCGGGGAAACGAGTACGAAGATGCTGGATCGTTCAACATGCGCATACTTAGTCAACATCCGCGCGCCGAGCTACTGACAACACTTACACCCGGTTCGGAAATACTGGAGTGTGACGGGCAGTTCATACAGATCGTGAAAGTCGATCcggttagccgagacatacgGTTCGgtggcaaaaacacacaaacgatcGCTTCTAACATAGTGAAGTTCTACAAATCGAACAATGTAAGCGAGTTCCAGTTTTCTCGTCCCATAAGAGACAGCCAGGCAAGTGGAGATGATATCGCCGGTACCTCGTATGAGCGTACTATCATGCGAACGACAGATCCATTGCCGGGGATTCTAAGATGGTTCCCGGTAAAGTTTTCTGAAACCATCATG ATATCGCCCATTGAGATGGCTATTGAAACAGTTGACGCAAAGAACCGCGCGATCCGAGATCTGGTGCTGGAGCATCAAAACGATCCACGCATACCGGTCCACTCACTGAGCGCCATCATTAAGGGTGTGGTCGATGCCGCGATCAACGGTGGGCTTCCGATTTATGAGGAAGCTTTCCTGACACCTCTATACCTTGAGCGACGTCCCGGCGATGATCATCTGGTGGCACGTCTGAAGGATCTGATCGCGTCCCAGATTCCGCTTCTCGAAGTagcgctgctgctgcacaaGATGAAAACTCCCGCCATTTTGCTACCGTTCCACGATCAGCTGGAGAAATGTTTCGCTACGATGCAGGCAAACGTGGAAGCAAAGTACGGTAAACGGGTGACGGATATTAAAATCGATCGCGACGCAGAAGTTACGCTGCGTCGACACATATCGGCCAACCAACCACAGATGAGTATGGATTCAAGTCGCCTGTCGGAAACGAGCATTGGATCGTCCGA TAGCGGAATCTCGAAGAACCAAAACAGCCGTCCAACGACGACTAGTTCGGGTGGATTTAAAAACACTATCGCCAACTTGGCCAACTTCAATACGGTCAACTTAGCAAG gaacccGAATTGA